In Setaria italica strain Yugu1 chromosome IX, Setaria_italica_v2.0, whole genome shotgun sequence, the genomic stretch CCTACAATCCCTCTAGGATATAACAGAACTGGGTATGTCTCGACCATGGTTTCTCCAAGAAACGACATGGTTGAAGTTGGACCAGGGCCTCTAAAGGTGTCCTTTTCATCAGAATCAGGACAACTCAAGACGATATTCAATTCTGTATCTGGAGTGAGTCTTAAGATAAATATTTCATATTTGAGTTGATACAAATGTAGCAGTATTCCACGTTAAATCGCAGACAATTTTTTGATATAAAACTGCCATTTTCAAATAGGGGTAAGCAACATAAAACTTATAcgcattatattaagaagaataaAAGGAAGGGATCTAGAGCCCTGTACATCCACACACACCCCTTTTGTATTATATGATTGCTTTCTCTCAGGAAATAATCAACATGATTTAAAAATGCATGTTATTTTTTTGATATTAAACCTGTCTACAGTGTCACTGGAGCTCTAACCTTCCATATAAGTTAACAAATACTGATTATATATCAAAATTTTGATAAAAATTTCAGGTGGATTTACCCATTCAACAAAGCTTTCTTTGGTATAGATCCAACGAAGGTGATACCGTCGATTCACAGGTTTTATTAAGGAACTAATCATTTTCTGAGTTAAAGGAAATCCGGCAAATATATATTTGACAGTTGTGATGTATATGATTAATGGTTTTGTGATGTATATGATTAATGGTTTATACCAGGCATCTGGAGCATATATATTTAGACCCAATGGTACTACACCAACTGTTGTTTCTTCATCGGTAATACCTTGCAGCATATGATCTGTATTTATTCTTACTTCATATTCCATTAATATATCTCCCCTGTAATATTTTGTTAAATGGTATAACACTAAAGTTTCTATTAATAGTAACACAATTTATTGGCTTGTTGCATTTCCCAACAAACAAGAGTTGTTAATAGTGTAGTATTTATTTTGGTTGCATTTTAGCACCAAACGACTTGAAAAGATATATAATCTGGAATAGTACAGTGTAATACCTCATAATGTTTGGATCCGCTTCATGAACAAGAGTATGAAAGTGTGGCATTTATTTTTTACCCCACCACTGGACTTTAAACATGCATACTCTCCATTATTTTGTATGATATTGTTGACCCTTTCCCTTATGGGAGATGTAATTTGATCTCATAACTTCGTAAAACATAATCATAGTGATAATAATTAGTTTTCCAAACAAAATTTTTTGGTCATTTGGTTATCACTAAAATCTTTAATGTTTTATTGCATGGATTCTATACATGTCATGTATAGCAGAGAGCATAGATTACTTTGGACAATATTCTTGTTATATTCAATGAAATAGATCGACTGGACATATTAACCTGACCTTTGCTGTCAAATAGCTCTTGTAAAATAAAAAGATAGAAGCCAAGTTCTTATGAACACCTATATTTTGTTTGAGAAATAACTTTAGATCATGCACTACTAGTTAGAACTTCATGTTCATCTTTCTATTTCACTGGATTGATCCATTTTAATTTCCTTTTAGGTGCTGCTGAAAATTATCAATGGGCCTCTGGTTGATGAAGTGCATCAACAATTCAGCTCATGGATTTATCAGGTCAGATCTTAAATTTACTCCTATCTATGACCTTATCATAGTTAAAAGTAATATATATATTGCATGATTACTGGATCCTAAAGTAAGAGTATTTTGCGTTGATCTAGCTCTTTGTTAACTAAATTTTCTAAAATGCACAAACAAAGCTTGGTTAAAACACAAATGAACTCAAGAGCCAAATTCAACTTTGTTTGTTGAAAGGGACAAATCAACATATTGTTTAAATTCAGGCTCCATTTGAAAAGTGTGCTTTTAGAAGTTACTAGACATCTTTATTCTAGGAATGTCAAGAGGATCTCACAAAAGTGTTGAAGTTTCTTCTTAAGGACTAAATTGCAGTGCCCTATTATTGCTAGGCACTTGAACACTTCAGGTTTTATTGGAACTACACTTCTTTATTATAGGATTTGTTACCAAATACATTCCTCTATTTTTTATCCTTCTTTACCTTAGTactagaaaaaaaatcctatttCCCTAGCTTCCATATTTCCCACAAAGATATACATACAAATGATTTGTTAATTCACCATTTGGTAATAGTTCTTCATTGGAGCAGTATATGGATCCTGCATTTATAAATTAACAGGAAATCTGTTTCAGTAGTGTACTAGTGAAGCAGTGGTCAATATTTTCTTCATATAGGTTACACGACTGTACAAGAATAAGGAGCATGCTGAAGTTGAATATACGGTTAGTAACTATTTTCAGATTTGGAAAAAAGATGTTTGCATAAGATTTACCTGGTTGGGCAATATCAATATGATATTATAGTGATTCTATCATGCATCAAAAAATCTATTACTCAAAAGAGAACTAACAATTTTGTTCCTACCGATTGCGAAAGATTGGGCCAATCCCTATCGATGATGATGCAGGTAAGGAGGTCATTACTCGACTGACGTCAAGCATGATCACGAACAGTACATTTTATACTGATTCTAATGGAAGAGATTTTCTCAAAAGGGTAATAATCAATATAATTTGTCCTTTGGGTATTAGATATACTTGTTTCAGTATCAGACAATTGTATGGTATATTATTAGATAGATCATTGTGGAACATTCTCACTGTTAATTGTTTCTCATTATTACTCTGCTGAAAAGTTGTTTTTTGAAGATCTGAAAAGTTTTTTATGTGAAGACTTGGAACCCTtctgaatttagcaactattgTTATAAATGATTCTAAACTCCCCTTTTACATGGATATTTAGATAGTACTTGATTTACAGGTGAGAAACTACAGGGAAGATTGGGACCTTGAAATGACAGAACCGGTTGCAGGAAATTACTATCCGGTACTCACATTTTCAGAGTGAACCATATTCAGGTTTTGAGATGCCATAATAGAACTTGAGTTACAGAAAATCATGTACAAGTTTTTCCCTGCGTAGAAGTATTGGCATATATTTTTCATGCAACAATGTATCCTGGGTGAGATGAAAAACAAATAGATTCAATATAACAGGATTCTATTTGCTATAACTACATTCCGAATTATTAATCTTGCAGATTTCTTACACGTCGACTTTTCAGGTCAATCTTGGAGTGTATGTAGCAGATGGGAAATATGAGCTGTCTGTACTTGTGGACCGTGCTGTTGGAGCATCAAGTATTCACGATGGCCAACTAGAGATTATGCTACACAGGTATTAGCTGGTGAAGTCACTTGAGCCAGTTCTAGGTccttgctagttgctactgtCGTAGAAGGTACTTATAAGATCTTCTGCTGGATAGTTTGTATAGGATTAACCTTGGTCCTAAGCTGGGTTCCAAAAATCTTTATAAAATTCGACCCAATGTATGGTATCGGAGGAATTCTAAGAGAAAGAAAGGGCCTAGTTCTCCTCTAACAGAAGGGAAGAGAGTTTTTATTTCGTAGAACCAAGTCTCAAGCATGGAGTAAGCTCTTGGATTTTATTTTTCGTTGGAATTGTTCACCAAAATGTATAGGATCGATCCGGTGCCAAGCCCTTAGGAACAAGTTTTTTAATACATTGGAAATGTCTGCCACAAACTCTATAATAATGCATATGTTATTAGTAGTTTGTTTTCTGTATCTCATATGATTCTGCTATATATTTAATTTGTATATAAAGGCCAGCTCAGGTTTACTGAGGAATTACTGGATCAGATGAACCAAACCTACCaattttgaaacttttttttggaaCTTACCTGTGTTACATCTCCCTTGCACACAATGGAACTCTCTTTCACCATGAATCTTGTCAATATCAGGCATACCCTAAGAGATGATGCCAAAGGTGTTGATGAGCCACTCGGTGAAGTTGTTTGTCTGGATGGAAGCTGCAAGGGGCTCACGGTACACGTTTATTAGTGACaattgtggtggaaccgccccgAATTAATCTGGCTAAAGTGTATTTAACTTCGCCTAACACAGGAACTTACACCTTAATCAAgctaactcggcagtccgtcgggttatacccgataaaccacttaactttCTAAACACTCTACTTAAGCTTTGACAGGGTTAATTAAAACTAGGGTTGTTACAACAACATTGAAGCTGTCTCTGTATTTTCCACCAACATCCAgctatttttttgaaaattatcATACTGCCTAAAAAATGACAGGCCAGGGGAACCTACTATGTCAAAGTTGACAAGCTAGGGCATGGAGCTCACTGGCGAAGAACATATGGCCAGCAAGTCTATTCTCCCTATCTTCTTGCTTTTACTCATGAGGTATAATTATTGTTACTCTCTGAACTTTTCTGTATGATGCTTTTCTGCTTTTCCacatttaattatttttgttcttACAGGATGAGATAAGTTGGAAATCCTATAATGTTGCCAAAGAAAGCATGATGGATGCGAATTACAGTCTTCCTGATAATGTTGCAATTGTTACCTTGCAGGTATTATTATAATGCTCTGTTCATCTATCCTTAACTCGTAGAGAAGTATTTGCATGGCATACACAAAATTATAGCAATATAAATTCATTAACAGAACGCATCTAAACATTTCAGAATCTAGATGATGGTACCACATTACTTCGCTTGGCCCATCTTTTTCAGGTATAGCAATAgtttatttaattcttttttggtCACCTTGACATGGATCAATGATGCTGATTAATCTTTGCCGGTGATCTGCAGGCAGCAGAGGACCCTCAATACTCAGTGATAGCAAAAGTTGAACTAAGAAAGGTGTTCGGAAAGAGAACTGTAAGTAAAATTTGCTCTGCAGTTTAGGGTTTTAGATCAGCAAATTCTTGCTTTTGCAGGACTGCTGCTTATACGCTTTGGAATAATTTTGGAGAACTAAAACCATTAAACTATGATGCTGTGTGGAAATGCAGATCAAGGAGTTGACTGAGACTAATCTTTCTGCAAATCAAAAGAAGTCAGACATGAAGAAGCTCGACTGGAGGGTACTTGGGGACACTGAAAGTGGTCACACCCCATTGAAGGGTGGCCTAGTTGACAATAAAGCTCTTGTTGTTGAACTGGGACCCATGGAAATACGCACTTTCTTGCTCAAGTTCTGAATTACAAACTTGCAGTGGCGCAGTTTATAGAGAGggaaataagaaaaatgatTTGTTTATTTAATTAGTTAGGATTATTCAATTATACACGCAATCTTGTTATCACAAACATCACGTTATTTGTGTCAACAACAACCACGTGTAGGTCACCTGAATCAGTGTTGAAATGATAAATCTCATCTAACGCAACCACTCTGACAGCCAGACCGTGCATATAGTGACGTACAGAAGTCAACAGCAATCAAGAAAACTAAACGTTTCTAGACAAGCGGGACCTAAAATCCAGTTTGATCCGCTAAAACTAGGTGCAAATTAAATCTAGAGCTGTGATGATGTAATAATGAAGAAAAAACATCAACTTTGTTCGCTTAGACCCTTAAGAAAAGTTTGGCTTCATTTACTCTACAAAATTATTTCAGTTGGTCCAATCTAACCCTAATGAGATTTGTCTTTCCTGTTTCTCCACGTATCAAATAAGTTTAAGTTCATTTTCGTAGGGAGACATAGGACATCATAAATAATGTTAGAAAAGTGCATTAAGAAATTTCATTTTCATAGGtagatgcatataaaaaattttatgaaaataatgatgaaaaattgtTTCTAACATAGTAAATCATGTCCTCTAACCTAtctcaaaatttgaacttaactTATACGCGGAGAAAGGAAAAACATAAATCTCAATAGAGGATAGATTGGACTTATTAAAACAACTTGGAGGATTAAACCAGGCAAACATTTAATTTAGGAGGTCACATGGACGAAGTTGATTGCTCGGGGAGTAAAAAGCATTTTTTTAATCATTTAACTACCTGGAGCAATTTACTTTGTATACAATAATGGACAAGGTCACAAGGCTACAGGCATCTCATTTCACTAAGGCTGaaaggtttttcttttgttagaaGGTGAAAAGTCACTCTTTCTTTGGTGTGGAGAGAGTATATAATTAAGAGGCAACCATTGCAAATGTGTAAGCCCCTCAAGTTCATCTTGCCAAATTAAGCAGCCTCCTGATCGGTCTTGCAGGGATGCAACATGCCAATTAGCTAGAGAGTCACTTTGGTGAGAGTGGTGACCAACTTTATCCATGCTTCAATTAATCACACCAGCCCCCATCAGCACTGGCCGATCATCACACCACTCACACCCTCAACAGCATGGAAAACCTGATCGCTGCAGTGGTGGTTCTTGCCGGAGCCATCATCCCAGCAGCAGGTGCGAACGTCGTCGCCAGAGCTCAtcctccggcggtggcgcctAGTGGACCCAAGGTGCCAGCGCTGTTCGCGTTCGGCGACTCTATCGTGGACACGGGCAACAACAACTACATCCGGACCATCACCAGGTCCAACTTCCCGCCATACGGCAGGGACTTCCCCGACCACATGGCCACCGGCAGGTTCTCCGATGGCAGGATCAGCATGGACTTCCTAGGTGACCTACGTTGTTACTGGCCGGCTTACTGCTGGTCTCTTCACTAGCACAGCATGCATGTAATAAACTGTGATTAATTAACTGTACGGAGTACAAATCAAACCTGACTATATGGTTGCAGCGTCTGCGCTTGGGTTGAAGGAGATGCTACCGCCTTACCTGGACAAGAACCTCACCATGGATGAACTCAGGACCGGCGTCAGCTTCGCATCAGCAGGCAGCGGCCTCGACAATGCCACGTGCTTGACTGCGGTGAGCATCTCCGTCGATCCGTGCAGATTTTGTGGCCGGAACTTACTCAAATTGCAATTGTCTTGGATGATATGTATATGCGTGCAGGCGGCGATGACAgtggagcagcagctgcagctgttcATGGAATACAAGACCAAGGTGGGGAGCATTCCCGGCAGGTCGCTGTACCTCATCTGCTGGGGCAGCAACGACGTCGTCCAGCACTTCACCTTCAACGATGGTCTCAGCGATCCCGACTACGCTGACCTCATGACCCAAAGGGCTTCCAACTTCATCCAGGTGCCTAGCTAGCTAACACGTT encodes the following:
- the LOC101774984 gene encoding GDSL esterase/lipase EXL3 isoform X2, translated to MENLIAAVVVLAGAIIPAAGANVVARAHPPAVAPSGPKVPALFAFGDSIVDTGNNNYIRTITRSNFPPYGRDFPDHMATGRFSDGRISMDFLASALGLKEMLPPYLDKNLTMDELRTGVSFASAGSGLDNATCLTAAAMTVEQQLQLFMEYKTKVGSIPGRSLYLICWGSNDVVQHFTFNDGLSDPDYADLMTQRASNFIQIAVTGVPPVGCVPAQRLIGGGLLRRRQCAEGLNQLAMLYNRELNQEIDKLARRFRDVNLVYIDLYAILADIIQRYQELGFKNGKDACCGVIGLESGVLCNFMSPVCENPAQYVFWDGYHPTERAYKIMIDQLIARYIRFLR
- the LOC101774984 gene encoding GDSL esterase/lipase EXL3 isoform X1, producing MENLIAAVVVLAGAIIPAAGANVVARAHPPAVAPSGPKVPALFAFGDSIVDTGNNNYIRTITRSNFPPYGRDFPDHMATGRFSDGRISMDFLASALGLKEMLPPYLDKNLTMDELRTGVSFASAGSGLDNATCLTAAAMTVEQQLQLFMEYKTKVGSIPGRSLYLICWGSNDVVQHFTFNDGLSDPDYADLMTQRASNFIQRLISLGARQIAVTGVPPVGCVPAQRLIGGGLLRRRQCAEGLNQLAMLYNRELNQEIDKLARRFRDVNLVYIDLYAILADIIQRYQELGFKNGKDACCGVIGLESGVLCNFMSPVCENPAQYVFWDGYHPTERAYKIMIDQLIARYIRFLR